A stretch of Mesoplodon densirostris isolate mMesDen1 chromosome 9, mMesDen1 primary haplotype, whole genome shotgun sequence DNA encodes these proteins:
- the FAM180A gene encoding protein FAM180A, which produces MCWKTLLLLLLYYDAQATLSRRWSRAVLFPAAHRPKRSSSVPLNPILQSSLEEVELLYEFLLAELEIGPDLKISIKDEELASLRKASDFRAICNDVIPKSIPDIRRLSASLSSHPGILKKEDFERTALTLAYTAYRTASSQGHQKDIWAQSLLSLFHALRHDLMRSSCPRASP; this is translated from the exons ATGTGTTGGAAGACGTTGCTGCTTCTGCTGTTGTATTATGATGCTCAGGCCACTCTGTCGCGCAGGTGGAGCAGGG ccgTGCTCTTCCCTGCCGCCCACCGGCCAAAGAGATCCTCATCAGTGCCCTTGAACCCCATCCTGCAGAGCTCCCTGGAGGAAGTAGAGCTGCTCTATGAG TTCCTGCTGGCTGAACTTGAGATCGGCCCTGACCTGAAGATCTCCATCAAGGACGAGGAGCTCGCCTCCCTGCGGAAGGCCTCGGACTTCCGCGCCATCTGCAATGATGTGATCCCCAAGAGCATCCCAGACATCCGGCGGCTGAGCGCCAGCCTCTCCAGCCACCCAGGCATCCTCAAGAAAGAGGACTTCGAAAGGACAGCGCTGACCCTGGCCTACACAGCCTACCGCACAGCCTCGTCCCAAGGGCATCAGAAGGATATCTGGGCCCAGTCCCTCCTTAGCCTCTTCCATGCCTTGAGGCATGACTTGATGCGGTCCTCATGTCCCAGAGCATCTCCCTGA